From a region of the Lactuca sativa cultivar Salinas chromosome 4, Lsat_Salinas_v11, whole genome shotgun sequence genome:
- the LOC111917758 gene encoding uncharacterized protein LOC111917758, translating into MDNFPPPISSSSDDNDSDEDLILYTLLSATRDVVHERGESSNVEKKHRKWINRDCEAAHEHLVHDYFVVDSLYDLSKFKERLCISRTLFLRIARDLACNYEFFQLRWDVKGKHGFTTIQKCTGALRQLGYGITADTSDEYLKMSERTGRECTYLFCEYVIELYHDIYMRHPTKSDVEQLYVTHQAKHGFSGMLDSIDCTHWEWENCPNAWCGQFTRGDHGVPTVILEAVVSNDLWFLHAFFGMTGSNNDLNLLQASPIFNDILQGRAPEIPYVVSGNEYKYGYYLGDGIYLEYATFVKSYTFPADDKRKMFKLAQESARKDVERAFGVFKQNWHIIKHPARTWDRDKLRTVLTAYVILHNMIIEEEGQNNGEDDDDVDEEDDDGADEADDTGDDNDDD; encoded by the exons ATGGATAATTTTCCACCTCCAATTTCTTCGTCTTCCGATGATAACGATTCTGATGAAGATTTGATTTTGTATACGTTGTTATCCGCGACACGAGACGTGGTACATGAGAGGGGCGAAAGTTCAAACGTCGAGAAGAAGCATAGAAAATGGATCAACCGGGATTGTGAGGCGGCACATGAACATTTGGTACATGATTATTTTGTCGTTGATAGTTTATATGATCTATCAAAATTCAAAGAACGTTTATGTATTAGTAGAACTTTATTTTTACGTATAGCTAGAGATTTGGCATGTAATTATGAATTTTTTCAATTACGATGGGATGTTAAAGGTAAACACGGTTTTACTACAATACAAAAATGTACGGGCGCTCTTAGACAGTTGGGATACGGTATAACCGCAGACACATCAGATGAGTATCTGAAAATGTCTGAAAGGACGGGTCGAGAGTGTACATATTTATTTTGTGAGTATGTCATAGAGCTTTACCATGACATATACATGCGACATCCGACTAAAAGCGATGTCGAGCAGTTGTATGTCACGCATCAAGCGAAACATGGTTTTTCAGGGATGCTTGATAgcattgattgtacacattgggaGTGGGAAAATTGTCCCAACGCGTGGTGTGGCCAGTTCACGCGAGGTGATCATGGGGTGCCGACTGTTATTTTGGAGGCGGTGGTTTCAAATGACCTATGGTTTTTGCATGCATTCTTTGGTATGACCGGGTCAAACAATGACTTGAATTTGCTCCAAGCGTCTCCAATATTTAACGATATTTTACAGGGTAGAGCACCAGAAATTCCATATGTTGTCAGTGGAAATGaatacaaatatgggtattacCTAGGTGATGGGATATATCTAGAATACGCTACATTTGTCAAGTCTTACACATTTCCGGCCGACGATAAACGAAAAATGTTCAAGTTAGCACAAGAATCTGCAAGGAAGGATGTAGAACGGGCGTTTGGAGTCTTCAAACAAAATTGGCACATAATCAAACATCCGGCACGAACATGGGACAGAGACAAATTGAGAACGGTGTTGACTGCTtatgttattttacataacatgatAATAGAAGAAGAGG GGCAAAATAACGGTGAAGACGACGATGATGTTGATGAGGAGGATGACGATGGTGCCGACGAGGCGGATGATACCGGTGACGACAACGACGACGATTAg